The genomic window GAGGTGCCCCTGCTTTGGGCGCCTGGTTTCCCCAGCAGCAGGTGCAGGAAGGCACGGGCCTCCTAGGGCAACTGTGGGATGTTGGGCACCATGACGAGTTTTACTGCTTTTTGTAAGCTAGGGGAGAACCCACGGCTTTTGTCCATGGCAGAAAGAGGGTACGGTAGACTGGTGGCTCCCAAAGCCCTAAGCCAGCTTTAGAAGCACAGGCGGGAAGGGATGCCCGTCTAGCCTTCCATTCCCTCCCAACTTGCATCCCACCCTTGCTCATGGCCCAAGCTGTGTGGCCAAGGGGACAGCTCAGAGGCCAGGTTCACTGCCAGGGTCCCTCTAGGGAGGCACCAGAACCGGGGTGGGAAGGGACACAGGGATGAGGGTGGGGCAGGTGGAGGAATGGGGAGGCCTGTCAGTTCTCACAGATGGCTGAGGACCAGGGGCTTTTCCACAGACAACAGGGGCcacttctgcctcagtttctatCTCATGACCCAATGAACACATGCAGTTTCCTGAAAGCTTCCACGCTTTGCACTCTAGACACAAGGAGGAGCTCTAGACACTAAGGGGACCTTGTGGGAAATGCCAGGTGGGGCAGGGACCCACGGCTGACACTCCTGAGGTGAGATTTCTGCTGGCCGACGGGGAGCTAAAGTGAGCTGGTCTCAACACTGCTGTCACCTctgggctgggggtgggctgCCCTACCCGCCCCACCCTGCCCAAGCCACTGCGCTCTGAGTCACCGGGGATGCTCACTTCTCCATGACTAATGGCAGCCGGGCGggtgaggaggaggctggggccCAGGAGGCAGTCAACAGCCCCCAGAAGTGCTGCCTGGTTACAGGGCATCCCTGGCCTCCCATCTGCTCCAACCTGGGCATGCGAGAGCCTGGCACCCTGTGGCTTCCTCCTGTGAGCAACAGGAGGGAGGGTGTAGGGCAGCACCTAGGTGATAGGAAGGAAGGGGCAGGGCCAGGTCTCCCGTGAACCCAATGGGGCGGCTGAAGGGAGCCCTCACTGCAGGAGCAAGTGTCGGGAGAAGTCCCCACCCCTCCTGCAGAAGGCTCTAGGTCTCATGCTGCCTACAGATGGCACAGGCCCAAGTACGTGAGTCACTGACAAGGCCCAGCCCTAGCATGAACCCTGCTCAGGCGTCCTGATTGGGGTGGGTGGCCACCCTGACTTCGGCCCGGCAGGGTGGGTGTGCGGGCCAGGGCTTCGTGGCTGTGACTGCGGGGCCGGTAGGGAACGGCCACTGGAGGGCGCCAAATGCCCACTCAGGTGGCGCAGTCTGCGGCTCAGGGACCTGGCGCAGATGGCTGCTAAGGGTGTTGGGGTACTGAGGCTGTCGCTGAGTACGAGCCATCAACAGGGTCCTGTGTGGAAGGGACCCGCTTCTGGCATGGGTGCCCACCCTTTTCTATTTTGCCAGTTGGGGGAACAATCCTTGCTAAAGGCTTGAAGATGGAGGAGGGTGAGAAGCGTGGGAGCCACAGGTGTTGCCACTCCGTGTCCTCCCATCCCCGAGTGGAAGGGGACACTGGGGCCTGGCCTGTGTCTGACCCCCAGTGGCGCCCCCATGCCTCCAGGCCTGCCTTTCCACCCCAGGGCCCTAGCAGCAGCCCTGAGTGTGGCTCTCCCCAGGGCTCTGGCACCCCTTCCCTAGTGGCTCCAAGGCAGGACTCCTGCCGTTTCCTGCTAAAAAGAAGACTGGCTCAGGGTGTAGGGGAGGGGAGCTGAGTCCTCAGAATAGGCCTCCACTCTCCAGATCCCTTTCTCCTCAGCACCACCCCAGGTCAAGAACCTGCACACCTGAGGGTGTGGGGCAGAGGGGCTACTCAGAGTGAAATGCAGAGAGATCCAGGGAGGAACTGCCGGACAAAAGGGAACCTCGGCCATGCCTGCTCTGGGATTCACCAGAGCAACGTGAGGACTCTAGCAGTGGACAGGGTTCCCAAGTCGCCGAGCCGGGGACTCTGGTACTGGAATGAATTCCTTCGGGGCCGTGCCTGGGGTGGGTGCCCTGTTGTGGAGAATGGCTAAGCCACCCTTCCAGCGTGGGTAACAGGGAGTGGCATGAGCTATGTCCACCCAGAGGAAGAGCGTCTGGGCCTCACCTGTGCTCGGATGAGGGACTCAAAGCTGGGCTGGAAGTAGTCAAGGCGGCTGCCGTAGAAGCGCGGCATCTCCTCCAGCAGCTGCCTGTTCTTGGCCTCGAAGTCCTCCCGCACAGGCCGCAGCTCCTCTCGCGCCTAGGGAACAAGACCCTGGCTGTCAAAGCTCTGTCTCACTGCTGGGTGTGGGATATGggatgggtggggtggggacggCTGGTGTCTTGGTCCTGGTGTCCCCAGGTGAAGGGAGGGACTTACCACAGGTGGCCACAGTTGCCCATCTGTCCAGCCCCTGCCCGCCTGTCTCCCCTGGTACCTGGTGGAGCTTGGCCAGCACTGGCCCCgtcttctccttttcctcataCTTCTCCACCTTGGCCTGCAGCCTCCTGTAGTCCTGCAAGGCCTGTTCCCGCCGCTTCACCGCCATGTTGAGGCTCGGGAAGACACTGCCGAACCTGTGGGACAAGCTGGCTGGAGATGGGCCCGCTCTTGGAGGGGCAGCCTGGTCAGCACTCACTTTTCCATAAATGTGCCCTGAGCACCTAACTAAGTGCCAGACCCTGCTCTAGGTCTTGGGGAGTTCACCGTGAACAAGACAGATGAGGCCCTGTCCCCCGGAGCTTGTGCGAAAGCGGACAATGTCGTGGGGTGAGGGCAAATGAGAGGGGGCGGGGCTGTGGGCCAGGTCCCGGGAGTCCGGCAGCACAGGGTGGCCCAGGAATGAAAGGTGCCCTGATCCCCACCTCCTGTGAGCTTTATCACACAATGCACTAGAGGATTGTGGGGAAGGTGCCTTGAAGTCATCTGGCCAAGACCTCACTTTTAAAAAGGAGGGAAACTGAGGACAGAGAGATGACCTATGACTCATCCAAGGTCACCATTGGGCAGAAAAGGTCTAGAAGACAACACAGGTGTCCATGTTCTCTGTCTGGCACCCTTTCCAGCCCTCACAGTGCCACTGGCAGGTGGCAGAACTGAAATCTGAACTCCGTCCTGGCCCAGGGCATCTTCTCCTTCAAGGGCTCCTTGGCAACACGAAAGCAGCAGAAATCCTATGGTTCTGCCACTGGAACAGCCAAAGTGCCAACCAGCCGCTTCAGTAAAATGGCCCGAGGACCTCCTACTACCCCACTGTGACTAGAAGGGACCGCATGGGAGACTCAGAAGAGGGGCCCCAGAGAGAGCAGCGGTGGATGTCGTGGTGCTGCAGGTCCACACGGGCCTCATCTTTGGGACCCACGTGGCCTCTAGTGACCAGAGCAGTGCTCTCCTAAGGCTctcgctgctgctgctgctagaGGGCTGGCCCTCGGCACGATGGCAGGGGGCGTCTACCAGGCAAGCCAGAGACCCTGAGCGCCCGGGATCTGGCTGTGCAGCCCAGGGAGCTCGTGACTCTGTGGCCATTCGGAGGTGACCCAGGACCAGAAGAGGTGGTTCCTCCTGGAGGTTTTTATGGGAacccagagaggaggaaagacGAGGGCAGGAGGCAGTCACTGAAGCTTGGGTCAGCCTCTCACAGGCGCTCAGAGACTCACTGTCAGGTTCCAGGAGCTCAGGCACCACACGGAGCAGGACTTCCCAGATCTGCCTCTCAAAGGGCATGACCAAGAATCTGGtttagagagagtcttgctctctcacccaggctggagtgcagtggtgtgatctctgctcactgcagcctctgcctcccgggttccagtgattctcatgcctcagcctcccaaggagctgggattacaggcgtgcgccactatgcccagctaatttttgtatttttaggagagacggggtttcaccatgttggccaggctggtcttcaactcctgaccttgggtgatccacccgcctcggcctcccaaagtgctgggattacaggcataagccatcgcgGCCGGCCTGGTTTTAAAAAGCCTCACAAATCAGGTGTCCATTTGAGGTAACAGTTTTGCCAGAGAATAAGTGGATATAAACTTTACCAAAGCATTAAATGCCCCAAACTAAGTCACAGACCCAGGGGCAGATTTTGATGAAACAAAGGGCTTATTCCCCAAGACAGGCTACTAACGTGAAGCCTCTACCTCAACAGTGTCCGTAACTAACTCCCTAACAAGGTGCTAAGTGGGTGAAGCCACCAAAGCACCCTGAATCCTCACCTGTGCCCTTAGACAGTAATCAAACCAGCATCTGACCGACTTGCTGGGCAGAAGCCATGGGCCTCCCAGCACTGTGCAGAGAACGCAGGCCCCTCAGCACTACGGAACTGAGGGTGGGAAGCAGACATGGACGCATGGTCACCCATGGCGTGGGCTGGAGTGAGACCGCTGGGAGGAGCTAGGCTTGATGCTTTTGCCCAGGGCAGCTGCGTGGTGGAGCTGCAGCTGCTGGGGAGCCCCGCCCCCTTCCTGGGCAGCTGAGAGGCACGTGCTCTGGCAGCAGGTGCAGCTGGGCCTGAGAGGATACCAGGCCGCCTCTCCCACCACCCCAAATGGCCAAGGGACCACCGGCAGCCACCCCGGTCCTCGCCCTATCCTTGTGTTAGAAGCCACCTGCTGCTTGGATGGTCCCAGTGCCTGGGCCTTGTGGGTGCCTGGGAGCTGCCGGGTGGGTGCAGGCACTGGGACAGGGCATGGATgagaggcaggcaggaggcagCAGGTGGAGAGCTCTCTGGCCCTGGCCTCAATCCCACCACCCTGAGCTCACATCCTCAGGAAGGAGGGCATCACAGTGTCAAGCCATGTGTGCGCAAGGCGCCTTCCACAGCGCGGGATGGGAGGAGCCGCATGCTCGTTGCTCCAGCAGCCTGACCCCCCACATCCCCTGCGACACTCTCATAGCCTCCTTCCCACAGCTGTCGGCTGGGGCTTATTATTTCCTGGGCCAGAGTCAGAGCCACCAGGAGCACTGACTACAGGGGAGTGCCGAGCAGGGGTGAGGGAGGCTGGGTTACAGAGCTCCTCAGGGGATGGGGTGGTGGTATCTCCAGGTAGCCACCTGGCTGCATGGGCTCCTGCCAGCCCCCTGGAACCAAGACCACCTGCCTCTGCAGGAGACGTGGCTGCAGGCCACCTGCATTGTCCGCTTTCGCACAAGCTCCAGGGGGACAGGGCCTCATCTGTCTTGTTCCTACccctgtgggaagagcacgtcTTCACCATGAAAACCTGTTTCCCATGACAGCACCCCTCAGTCACCAAGAGGCTCTGGCTGCTCAGGCCACTGGAGGTGACTGCTGATAAATTACCACTGCGGTGGGGGGGAGGTTGGGTCCTGGGATTGGGATTCCCTAGGGGTAGGGACAAGTGTCACACCCTTCTACATTCAGGGGGACTCACATCAGTCAGGGAGGGGCGCAGCTTGTGCCGAGGTGATTGAAGAGTGGGGGACCAGGACTCTGTCACATCTGCCCTGGTCACTGACCCATTGAGGCCCCATCTCCCTGTTTTCTACTTCTTAGCAATAGAACAGACTTTGCCAAAGCCTCGGGGTGGACAGTGGACGTGCGATGGTGCTGTGTGGGATCTCAGGTCAGGGCTCAGGGTGCTGGCAGGGGAAGTGGAGACATGCACAGGCTGGGCccctgtggcagcccctcccagatATGCCCCTGGGACCCCACAGAGGCCCTGCTGACTACCCAACCACATCGGGGGCGGGGGGCCTCTCCCCAGGCGTGAAGCCAGGACCCAGGCTCCACTCTGCTGTCCCAGCGCACTTcacccctcctctctccctgcccaCCAAAACCTCTCCCGCTCCTAGGCGCTGACTGTCCCATTCTGAGAAGTCAGTTTGGCTCTCTCCTTCCACATGGGAGGAAACAGCCTCTGAGGCCTGCTGGGGGCAGGTGCGACAGCCCACTCAGCACGCCCCGCTCCATGGTCctgcaccacgcctggccgctGACCCGAGAACACGCCGTGGCTTTCCACTAGACTGTAAGCCACTGAAGTCTGTTTTACATTTATCCTCAAAGAAGGGGGCCAGGCTAGGCCCAGGCCAGTGATCAAAGAATTACCCATGATCACTGCCCAATTCCTGTCTGTCCTAAGGCTCAACATCAAACTCACTCCCCTGGGGATGGGAGGGGcgaagaggagcaggagagggaaagggagcgAGGCCGGCTGGGAGGTGGGCTGGGCGCAGCCAGCACTGGTGGGGAATGCCTGCCATGCCTTGGTCTGTGCCCACGCAGCCGGGAGCTTCCACCCACCAGGAAAGGGAAATTGAAAGCATCCCCATCCGACATGTGAATGCGGCCCAGAGACTGGGGATTAGAGGCCGAGCCCCTGCAGGGAGGCCGGGGGCGGTGGGGTGGCCATGTGGCCATGATCTTCATCAGAGGACAGGAAAGCTGGAGTTTCCTGTTTCCGGTGCTGGGGTCCCTGGGAGCTTCTCTTCTGGCAAGAGGAAGCCAATGGGAGGAGGCTGTAGGCTGCGCAGTTTTATGTGGTTGGGGGAGATCATATGTCAGCTGTGGGGACGCAGGGAGAAGCCAGCCAGGCAGGCCTGAGGGCTCATGCAGAGGTCAGCGGATCTGCCGCGGAGATGTGCGCCCCCTCTGCCACGCCCCCACCTTCCTGGCAGGTGGTGGGCCACCAGGGTGGTGGGAAGTGGCCGGGGTTTCTCTCCATTTGGGCTTCAGAAGCCAGGAATCAGATTTCAAGGGCGCCTTGTTGATACTGAAATTGAAGTGGGAGTCAGTTCCCCAGTTCTCTGAGTCCCTGCCTCACTCTGCCAGCCATGGGTGCCTGTAGCAGCCTCTGTGTCCGTCTCTGGGACCCGTGTGGCCCTGGCACAGAAgagccctctgtgggcagggtCTGCTCAGCCTGCGTCCTTCCCAACCAGCCCTGAACAGTCTATCCTGAAGCCCAGGACCAAAATCCATAGCCACGGAGCTCTCTCTGCACCCCAGCTCCCTATGCAACCCTGTGGCTTGGGGCTGCACCGTTACCAGTAGGCAGGGGGTGGTGGATGCCCACTCTGGGGAGGCTGGGGGGCCAGGGCCGGAGTGGGAGGCAcagttccttccctccctgccttctctgagcctccatggTCCTGGCGTAGAAACAAGAGCTTGCTAGGGTCTGGGGGCCTTTTCTTAACCCCAAACTTCAGGTCTGCACAGTCAACGAACAGCTCAGCAATCCCAAACACCAGGGGCTGCAGGATCAAAAACTGCTCCCCTCATTGCCCTCTGGGCCCCGGGCCAGGCCAGTGATCATTAGGCAGAGCCTCATTACCCGGCCCTGGCAAGTCACTGCCCGGGACCACCGCAGAAGAGGCAACAAAGCGCAGCTGGGCGAGCATGAGCTTTCTAGGTCACAGCCTGCTCGTGAGAGGCCAGGGAAGATGAAGTGATTCCCGGCTTCAAGGCACGGCTCTGCCTGTTCCCCGCCCTGGGGACCGAGGGAATAGGCCTGTCTGATCGCTGACCAGGGCCTGCCCAACAGAAGATGAGTCTCACAGAAGCATTCCTGACCCCAACAGGTCACAAGCTAGGGGACCTTCCCGGGCCAGACCCCGCTGCCGCGCCCCTCCCCATGTGCGGCCACCCCCACATTTCCAAAGCTGAGTGCTGCAGGCAGCTGCTCTCCCAATCCAGCGGGGCAAGATGAAAGGCCTTGCTCATGTCCACTGAGGGCTGGCCAAGATCTCTGCTAGCTCCATTCAGCAAGCCCCGGCCCAGTGGCTCTCAATCAGGAGGAAGCGGTCAAATGACCACCAGAGCAGCGGCGGttgctgggtggggtgggggggggggcggtggcAGGGGTCCCCTGAGCTCACCTGGGCCATGCGGGTGctctggagcccccaggagcatGGATGCTTAGGCCACAGGTCACAGAGCTGATGTCCCCACTCAGTTTCCCGTCAGGCCCCATGGGAATCTGGGGACAGGCAGCTAGAAATCCTGTTCAGTTCCCAAGTGGTTGTTGACCTACCTCTCCCATAAGTGTCCCAAGGCTCCCAGGTGACATTTACTCACTTTTTTAAGGGCTCGATCACAGTCTTCTGGATCTGGTTCACCTGTCAAAGAAAAACCCAAAGACATTAAAACTGGTAGGGAGGGGAGGACGACAGGCAAGGCAGGGCCCCTAACTACTGCTGGGCTAGGAAGTCTGAAGGGCCACAGGGTGCTGTCCTTGTCCTGGGCCTGGCCTTGCTCAGGGTGGATGGCCGGGTGGGTGGCCACAGAAGGCTCAGGGGCTGGGGCGAACAGGGCTGCCGTCAGTGACCCGAGCTTGTGGAGCCTCAGGAATCAGGCAGAGCCGAGGCAGAACAG from Macaca mulatta isolate MMU2019108-1 chromosome 8, T2T-MMU8v2.0, whole genome shotgun sequence includes these protein-coding regions:
- the BIN3 gene encoding bridging integrator 3 isoform X3, producing the protein MENFSTMSKSAVKISLDLLSNPLCEQDQDLLSMVTALDTAMKRMDAFNQEKVNQIQKTVIEPLKKFGSVFPSLNMAVKRREQALQDYRRLQAKVEKYEEKEKTGPVLAKLHQAREELRPVREDFEAKNRQLLEEMPRFYGSRLDYFQPSFESLIRAQVVYYSEMHKIFGDLTQQLDQPGHSDEQRERENEAKLSELRALSIVADD
- the BIN3 gene encoding bridging integrator 3 isoform X4, translated to MRRLTELWLLTAMSKSAVKISLDLLSNPLCEQDQDLLSMVTALDTAMKRMDAFNQEKVNQIQKTVIEPLKKFGSVFPSLNMAVKRREQALQDYRRLQAKVEKYEEKEKTGPVLAKLHQAREELRPVREDFEAKNRQLLEEMPRFYGSRLDYFQPSFESLIRAQVVYYSEMHKIFGDLTQQLDQPGHSDEQRERENEAKLSELRALSIVADD
- the BIN3 gene encoding bridging integrator 3 isoform X2 encodes the protein MKKSTDADLAMSKSAVKISLDLLSNPLCEQDQDLLSMVTALDTAMKRMDAFNQEKVNQIQKTVIEPLKKFGSVFPSLNMAVKRREQALQDYRRLQAKVEKYEEKEKTGPVLAKLHQAREELRPVREDFEAKNRQLLEEMPRFYGSRLDYFQPSFESLIRAQVVYYSEMHKIFGDLTQQLDQPGHSDEQRERENEAKLSELRALSIVADD